In a single window of the Nicotiana tomentosiformis chromosome 8, ASM39032v3, whole genome shotgun sequence genome:
- the LOC138897019 gene encoding uncharacterized protein, producing the protein MAIREETVGDTSHPATTTSGNVNSGTGETAFPSIDHNYPLFLQPTDTPCSTMISLQLTGSDNYALWSRSMRIGLLGKSKLGFADGRFPKSKFKPELHDQWETVNVVVLSWIMNTVWEDLNERFDKVNESRVLYFHREIHTLTQGTMSVVDYFSKLRDLWDEFDTLMPCPGCPCPESKKYAQRFEYHRLLQFLTGLNESYLSRPFFSRNRASTS; encoded by the exons ATGGCGATTAGAGAAGAAACGGTAGGTGATACTTCACATCCAGCCACTACAACCTCTGGTAATGTCAATTCTGGCACCGGCGAAACTGCATTTCCGTCAATTGACCACAATTACCCACTATTCCTTCAACCAACAGACACTCCATGTAGTACTATGATCTCTCTTCAGCTTACTGGTTCAGATAACTACGCACTATGGAGTAGGTCTATGAGGATTGGATTGTTAGGGAAGAGCAAGTTAGGTTTTGCAGATGGTCGATTTCCTAAGTCCAAGTTTAAACCTGAACTTCATGACCAATGGGAGACAGTGAATGTTGTAGTTCTCTCATGGATAATGAATACA GTGTGGGAAGACTTAAATGAGAGGTTCGACAAGGTGAATGAATCCAGGGTTCTGTATTTTCATAGGGAGATTCATACTCTTACTCAAGGTACCATGTCTGTTGTTGACTACTTTTCCAAATTGAGAGACCTTTGGGATGAATTTGATACGTTAATGCCTTGTCCTGGTTGTCCTTGTCCAGAGTCAAAAAAGTATGCTCAGCGTTTTGAGTATCATAGGCTACTGCAATTTCTAACGGGATTGAATGAGTCCTACTTGTCGCGCccttttttctcgcgaaatcgggcttcgacgtcgtga